In Nisaea acidiphila, the DNA window AAGTCAGGCATGTCGAAGACCTTGGCGAAGGCGGTTTCCAGCGTCTTGCGCTGTTCGGCATCGACGCCCGTCTGGGTGGCAATCAGGCGGAAGCTGCCCCAGACCACATCGTAGCCCTGCTCCTTGAAGGTCGGAACGTCGGGGAAGAAGTCGGACCGGGTGTCGGACATCACGCCGAGCACGCGCGCCTGACCGGATTTGACCGCGGCGAAGGCGGCCGAAATGCTGGTCGAGGCGGCATCGGTCTCGCCGGAAAGCAGGGCCTCGCGCTGCGGGCCGGAGCCTTTCGGATAGGGGATGTGCTGGACGTCGATGCCGGCCTGCGCAGCGAAATCGAGCGCGGGCAGGTGCCAGACGCCGCCGGTGCCGACATTGGCGATCTTCAGCGTTCCCGGCGCCGCTTTGGCGGCCGCGACGAACTCTTCAAGGGTCTTCCAGGGGGCGTCCGCCTTCACGATCAGGGTCGTCGGATGCACCGTGACCGAGCCGAGGAAGGCGAGCTGGTCGGTGTCGTAGCCCGGGACGAGCTTGTAGTAGGGGACCGTGATCACGCTGTCCCAGGTCAGCGACCCAATGGTGTAGCCGTCCGGACGGGACTTCATCAGGCGCAGGGTGCCGACGCCGCTCTGCGCGCCGGTGACGTTCTGTGTGTTGATACCGACGCCGAGCTGCTTCTCGGCATAGCTCATGAAGGTCCGCATCACCGTGTCGGTGCCGCCGCCGGCGCTCCACGGCATGATGTGCATGATGTCCTTGCTCGGGTAGTCGGCCGCATTGGCGGAACCGGCAAGCGGCACGGCGATGGCCGCCGCTGCGAGCAGCGCCGTGGAGAATTTTCCGAAGAGTTTCATCTCAGTCCTCTCTGTTTGAGATCAGGGGTGGCAGGTGGCGCGTTGCCCGCGCCCTTCGTGATTGTCAGGTGAAGTAGGGAAGATTCTTGGACTTGGCGGCGCGGACCCAGGACGGGACGAAGGGAACGATCTTGTCCTGCGAGGGGACACGGATCTCGATGAAGTTTGCGCCAGGGTGGGAAATGGCTTCGCGAAGGACAGGCTCGATCTCGCTCTCGGAGGTGATCCGGGCGGTTCTGAAGCCGAAACCCTCGGCGACCTTGATGTAGTCGACGGCACCGAAATCGGTCGACCAGGGTTCGTCGACATCGTCGAGCAGGATGGCCTCGCCACGGATCCAGCCGTAATTGTCGTTCCGGGTCAGGATCACGGTGTGGTTCTTGCCGCTGCGCTTGATGGTCTCGAAATCGCCGAGCACGAAGGCCAGAGAGCCGTCGCCGGTAAAGGAGATCACCGGCCCGTCATTGGCGAAGGAGGCACCGATCCCGGCCGGGACTGAGTAGCCGAGCGCGCCCATCGAGTAATTCGTGATGTAGCCGCGCCCGGCCTGCTTCAGGGACAGGAGCGCGGAGGGGTAGATCGCGCTTACGCCCGGCTCTGCCGTGACGATCGCGTCGGGCGGCAGCATGGCGTCGAGCGCCTGGGTCAGCTTGACCGGTGAGACCGTGCCTCCCGGCATCGGGATGTTCGAGTTGAACACATTGTCGAGCGCCGTGCGCTTGACCTGGGTGAGATCAAGCGTCTCGCGCTCCAGATCGGGATGCTTGGCCCGGACCAGCTCGACCATGTATTCCAGGGACGCGCGCGCATCTCCGACCAGCCCCACCTTCAGCGGGAAGTTGTTGCCGACATGGGCCTCGGCGATATCGAGATGGAGGAAGGC includes these proteins:
- a CDS encoding tripartite tricarboxylate transporter substrate binding protein, with product MKLFGKFSTALLAAAAIAVPLAGSANAADYPSKDIMHIMPWSAGGGTDTVMRTFMSYAEKQLGVGINTQNVTGAQSGVGTLRLMKSRPDGYTIGSLTWDSVITVPYYKLVPGYDTDQLAFLGSVTVHPTTLIVKADAPWKTLEEFVAAAKAAPGTLKIANVGTGGVWHLPALDFAAQAGIDVQHIPYPKGSGPQREALLSGETDAASTSISAAFAAVKSGQARVLGVMSDTRSDFFPDVPTFKEQGYDVVWGSFRLIATQTGVDAEQRKTLETAFAKVFDMPDFQKAAADTGMGAVWMNAEETAAYIEASQKKAFALIDELVQSGILKK